From Agrobacterium tumefaciens, a single genomic window includes:
- a CDS encoding ABC transporter substrate-binding protein, with protein MKRLAKFSAYALATGLMASSALSAELRIGLQDDADVLDPAQSRTFVGRIVYTSLCDKLVDLDNNLSVIPQLATAWAWGDNGGTLTMDLRKGAVFHDGTPFNAEAAVYNIDRYMTLPESRRKSELASVAKVEATGEYQIKFTLKSPDASLLAQLSDRAGMMISPTAGKELGANFGSKPVCSGPFKFVERIQQDRIVLEKFADYWNKENIFLDKVTFLPIPDTTVRLANLRAGDLDMAERISASDVASVKEDGKLTYGEIVGPGYMAMYANIGNGPKADNPFGKDKRLRQAFSLSIDREAINQVVFEGTAMAGNQAWPPTSPWYNKDVPVPARDVEKAKSLMKEAGYDRFEIELQHANNTTQTQMMQVIQAMAAEAGFDVKLKATEFATLLSEQTAGNYVLSRSDWSGRSDPDGNIHQFVTCKGGINDTKYCNPAVDKLLNEARASTDNGVRKEKYDAATKILDEDLPLIYLGHQAYLYATSKSVTGFTPSADGMIRLTGVKKGS; from the coding sequence ATGAAAAGACTTGCAAAATTTTCTGCCTATGCGCTGGCCACCGGACTGATGGCATCTTCGGCATTGTCAGCCGAGCTGCGCATCGGTCTGCAGGATGATGCGGATGTACTCGATCCCGCCCAGTCCCGCACCTTTGTCGGGCGCATTGTCTATACCAGCCTTTGCGACAAGCTGGTTGATCTCGACAACAATCTCTCGGTCATTCCGCAGCTGGCAACGGCATGGGCATGGGGCGACAATGGTGGCACCTTAACCATGGATTTGCGAAAGGGGGCTGTTTTCCACGACGGCACACCCTTCAACGCTGAAGCGGCAGTCTACAACATTGATCGTTACATGACCTTGCCGGAATCTCGGCGCAAGAGCGAGCTTGCTTCGGTCGCCAAGGTAGAGGCGACCGGCGAATACCAGATCAAGTTCACGCTGAAGAGCCCTGACGCAAGCCTCCTGGCCCAACTCTCCGACCGTGCCGGCATGATGATTTCGCCCACCGCAGGCAAGGAACTTGGTGCCAACTTCGGTTCAAAACCAGTTTGCTCGGGTCCGTTCAAATTCGTCGAGCGTATCCAGCAGGATCGCATTGTTCTGGAGAAATTTGCCGACTACTGGAACAAGGAGAACATCTTCCTCGACAAGGTGACGTTCCTGCCCATTCCAGACACGACCGTTCGCCTCGCAAACTTGCGCGCAGGCGACCTCGATATGGCCGAACGCATCTCAGCATCCGATGTCGCTTCCGTCAAGGAAGATGGAAAGCTCACCTATGGTGAAATCGTTGGTCCGGGCTACATGGCAATGTATGCGAACATCGGGAATGGACCGAAGGCCGATAATCCCTTTGGGAAGGACAAGCGGCTAAGACAGGCCTTCTCGCTTTCGATCGATCGCGAAGCGATCAATCAGGTGGTGTTTGAAGGCACAGCCATGGCTGGCAATCAGGCATGGCCGCCGACAAGCCCCTGGTACAACAAGGATGTTCCAGTTCCGGCACGCGATGTCGAAAAGGCCAAGTCGCTCATGAAGGAAGCCGGTTATGATCGCTTCGAAATTGAATTGCAGCATGCCAACAACACGACGCAGACGCAGATGATGCAGGTCATCCAGGCGATGGCGGCGGAAGCGGGTTTTGATGTGAAGTTGAAGGCAACGGAGTTTGCGACACTGCTTTCGGAGCAGACTGCCGGCAACTACGTTCTGTCGCGTTCTGACTGGTCGGGTCGTTCCGACCCTGATGGGAACATCCATCAGTTCGTAACATGCAAGGGCGGCATCAACGATACGAAATATTGCAATCCCGCGGTCGACAAGCTTTTGAACGAAGCACGTGCGTCGACAGACAATGGCGTGCGCAAGGAAAAATATGATGCCGCGACCAAGATCCTCGATGAAGATCTGCCCCTGATCTATCTCGGTCATCAGGCCTATCTTTACGCGACATCGAAATCCGTCACTGGATTCACGCCTTCGGCTGACGGGATGATCCGTCTGACCGGCGTGAAAAAAGGCTCCTAA
- a CDS encoding ABC transporter ATP-binding protein translates to MKKSQTRSAATVLSVRNLTTSFRVDGEWKSVVRNLSFDVKAGETVAIVGESGSGKSVTSLSVMRLLDPRNSRIEGAVELNGREILSLSEAEMRDVRGNDVAMIFQEPMTSLNPVFTIGRQISEVLVRHKGMDKAQAKAETIRLLEKVRIPNAAGRFEEYPHQFSGGMRQRVMIAMALASRPKLLIADEPTTALDVTIQGQILDLIKQLQEEEGMAVLFITHDMGVVAEIADRTIVMFRGDQVETGDTADIFHRGKHPYTRALLAAVPKLGSMDGQLLPLRFPKVDMASGVVSQSAGLPDTVEGGKTPVLQVRNLVTRFSIRSGLFGRVTGAVHAVENVSFDLFQGETLSLVGESGCGKSTTGRSITRLVEPRSGDISLDGYDVLKLDQASLRAMRRSVQMIFQDPFSSLNPRMTVGAAVAEPMVKHRIASSSEARKKTADLLERVGLSSTMMDRYPHEFSGGQRQRVAIARALALNPKVIVADESVSALDVSIKAQVCNLLMDLQEQFKIAFLFISHDMAVVERVSHRVAVMYLGEIVEIGPRAAIFANPQHSYTKKLMAAVPVPDPARRGIRRNAAIDELKSPVRPVGYVPPARQYREVSPGHMVLA, encoded by the coding sequence ATGAAGAAAAGCCAAACGCGATCGGCTGCAACCGTTCTTTCTGTCCGCAATCTGACGACGTCCTTCCGCGTCGACGGCGAATGGAAAAGCGTAGTGCGCAATCTGTCCTTCGACGTGAAGGCTGGGGAAACTGTTGCGATTGTCGGTGAAAGCGGCTCGGGAAAAAGTGTTACGTCGCTATCGGTCATGCGGCTTCTCGATCCACGAAACAGTCGCATCGAAGGCGCGGTAGAGCTGAATGGCAGGGAAATCCTGTCTCTTTCAGAGGCCGAGATGCGCGATGTGCGAGGCAACGACGTCGCGATGATCTTTCAGGAGCCAATGACGTCGCTCAATCCTGTCTTCACGATAGGCCGGCAGATTTCTGAGGTTCTGGTTCGACACAAGGGCATGGACAAGGCGCAGGCAAAAGCAGAAACGATCAGGCTCCTGGAGAAGGTGCGCATTCCAAATGCTGCAGGAAGGTTCGAGGAGTATCCTCACCAGTTTTCCGGTGGTATGCGCCAACGTGTCATGATCGCCATGGCGCTCGCGTCGCGGCCGAAGCTCCTGATTGCCGACGAGCCGACGACAGCACTGGATGTAACGATCCAGGGTCAGATTCTCGATCTCATCAAGCAACTGCAGGAAGAGGAAGGTATGGCTGTCCTCTTCATTACCCATGATATGGGCGTTGTCGCGGAAATTGCCGACCGGACGATCGTGATGTTTAGGGGCGACCAGGTGGAGACAGGCGATACGGCCGATATTTTTCATCGCGGAAAGCACCCATATACCCGCGCCCTGCTTGCGGCTGTACCAAAGCTTGGCTCCATGGATGGTCAGCTATTGCCATTGAGGTTCCCCAAGGTGGACATGGCAAGCGGCGTTGTCAGTCAGAGCGCAGGACTTCCCGATACGGTGGAGGGTGGAAAAACGCCGGTTCTTCAGGTCCGTAATCTGGTTACCCGTTTTTCGATCCGCTCTGGTCTGTTCGGTCGTGTAACGGGTGCTGTGCATGCAGTGGAAAACGTCAGCTTTGATCTCTTTCAGGGAGAAACGCTGTCTCTGGTGGGTGAATCCGGTTGCGGTAAATCTACCACCGGCAGGTCGATCACGCGGCTCGTCGAACCGCGTTCTGGTGATATTTCCCTGGACGGTTACGACGTGCTCAAGCTCGATCAGGCAAGTTTGAGGGCGATGCGCCGCAGCGTGCAAATGATCTTTCAAGACCCGTTTTCGAGCCTCAATCCACGCATGACTGTAGGAGCCGCCGTTGCCGAACCGATGGTGAAGCACCGCATCGCGTCGTCTTCAGAGGCACGCAAGAAGACCGCAGATCTTCTTGAGCGGGTGGGTCTTTCGTCCACGATGATGGACCGCTACCCACATGAATTTTCGGGTGGCCAACGTCAGCGCGTCGCCATTGCGCGTGCCCTGGCGTTGAACCCCAAGGTGATTGTCGCCGATGAGAGCGTCTCGGCGCTCGACGTCTCGATCAAGGCGCAGGTCTGTAATCTGCTGATGGATCTCCAGGAACAGTTCAAGATCGCCTTCCTGTTTATCAGCCACGACATGGCCGTCGTCGAACGGGTAAGTCATCGCGTCGCGGTCATGTATCTTGGAGAAATCGTCGAGATCGGTCCGCGCGCTGCAATCTTCGCCAATCCGCAGCATTCCTACACGAAAAAGCTGATGGCGGCGGTGCCTGTGCCCGATCCCGCCCGCCGTGGCATTCGTCGCAATGCCGCGATTGACGAACTGAAAAGTCCTGTGCGCCCAGTCGGTTACGTGCCTCCTGCACGACAGTACCGTGAAGTTTCGCCGGGACACATGGTATTGGCCTGA
- a CDS encoding gamma-glutamyltransferase family protein: protein MTTFTTRPEILGTFGVVTSTHWIASAVGMSILEKGGNAFDAAVATGFVLQVLEPHLNGPGGDMPAIIYSKKKDKVEVICAQGPAPAGATIEHYKSEGIDIIPGDGLLSTVIPGAFDGWMLMLRDYGTMTVREVLEPAIHYLENGHPMLARVSASIGGLADFFEKEWPTSYETWVPGGVVPQPLSNFKNPVLAETWKRIVKEAEAKSGREAGIEAARDAFYRGFVAEKIAAYLATAEVMDASGTRHKGVLSADDMAGWQATVEEPTTYDYHGWTIAKTGPWGQGPVLLQSLALLKGIDIAKMDPAGPDFVHAVVEAMKLSYADREVYYGDPEFAQVPVETLLSDAYNDERRKLITDKASMELRPGVLPGMEQQRDLTMEMLNAMAGTGAVYEPTMSHLTEKRGDTVHIDVIDREGNMVSVTPSGGWLQSSPIVPGLGFCLNSRAQMFWLKPGLPTSLAPGKRPRTTLTPSLALFEGRPTLAFGTPGGDQQDQWQLSFFLRYAHFGLNLQEAIDLPLFHTSHFPGSFYPRTRQPGNVMIEKSIGEDALHALRKRGHDVSVADSWTVGRLTAARRDADGLLRAAATPRLMQAYAVGR, encoded by the coding sequence ATGACCACATTCACAACCCGCCCCGAAATCCTCGGTACGTTTGGTGTCGTAACCTCCACCCACTGGATCGCTTCTGCGGTCGGTATGAGCATTCTTGAAAAAGGCGGCAACGCATTCGATGCGGCGGTGGCAACCGGTTTCGTGCTGCAGGTCCTTGAGCCGCACCTCAATGGCCCAGGCGGTGACATGCCCGCGATCATCTATTCCAAGAAAAAGGACAAGGTAGAGGTGATCTGCGCGCAGGGGCCGGCGCCTGCAGGCGCGACGATCGAGCACTACAAAAGCGAAGGTATTGATATCATCCCGGGGGATGGCCTGCTCTCGACAGTGATCCCTGGCGCGTTCGATGGCTGGATGCTGATGCTGCGAGACTACGGCACCATGACCGTTCGCGAGGTACTGGAACCTGCGATCCACTATCTCGAAAACGGCCATCCAATGCTTGCGCGGGTATCGGCCTCCATTGGTGGGCTGGCAGACTTCTTTGAAAAGGAATGGCCGACGTCCTACGAAACCTGGGTGCCGGGTGGCGTCGTCCCGCAACCGCTCTCCAACTTCAAAAATCCGGTTCTTGCCGAGACCTGGAAGCGTATCGTCAAGGAGGCCGAAGCAAAGTCGGGCCGTGAGGCAGGAATTGAGGCCGCACGCGATGCTTTTTACCGTGGTTTTGTGGCCGAAAAAATTGCCGCTTATCTTGCGACGGCTGAAGTGATGGACGCCAGCGGCACGCGGCACAAAGGGGTACTTAGCGCCGACGACATGGCGGGCTGGCAAGCGACAGTGGAAGAGCCGACGACGTACGATTATCATGGCTGGACGATCGCAAAAACAGGCCCATGGGGGCAGGGGCCGGTTCTGCTTCAATCTCTGGCACTTTTGAAGGGGATCGATATTGCCAAAATGGACCCGGCCGGTCCTGACTTTGTCCACGCTGTGGTCGAGGCGATGAAGCTCTCATACGCGGATCGCGAGGTCTATTACGGTGATCCTGAGTTTGCGCAGGTTCCTGTCGAAACGCTCCTCTCGGACGCCTACAACGACGAGCGCCGCAAGCTTATCACTGACAAGGCGTCTATGGAGCTGAGGCCAGGCGTGCTTCCGGGGATGGAGCAGCAGCGCGATCTCACTATGGAAATGCTGAACGCGATGGCAGGCACCGGTGCGGTCTATGAGCCCACGATGTCGCATTTGACGGAAAAGCGTGGAGATACCGTGCATATCGATGTGATCGATCGGGAGGGCAACATGGTTTCGGTCACGCCATCGGGTGGCTGGTTGCAGTCCTCGCCGATCGTGCCAGGTCTTGGCTTCTGCCTCAATTCTCGCGCACAGATGTTCTGGCTGAAACCGGGACTTCCGACATCGCTTGCACCGGGAAAGCGGCCGCGCACGACGTTGACGCCTTCGCTTGCCCTTTTTGAGGGGCGCCCGACACTCGCATTCGGCACGCCGGGTGGTGACCAGCAGGACCAGTGGCAGCTTTCGTTCTTCCTGCGTTACGCGCATTTCGGCCTCAACCTTCAGGAAGCCATTGACTTGCCGCTGTTCCATACCAGTCACTTCCCCGGCTCGTTCTACCCGCGCACCCGGCAGCCCGGAAATGTGATGATCGAAAAGAGCATCGGGGAAGATGCGTTGCATGCGTTACGCAAGCGTGGCCACGATGTTTCCGTTGCCGATTCCTGGACCGTTGGCCGTCTGACAGCGGCACGGCGCGATGCCGACGGTCTCCTGAGGGCCGCCGCGACGCCACGCCTCATGCAAGCCTATGCCGTTGGGAGGTAA
- a CDS encoding ABC transporter permease, which translates to MNASAQAIANPDKKRTESRAWKKMKRNKSAVAGLIIIAFFALLAISAPLLPLADPYATSWSAIRKAPSAAHWMGTDDIGRDILSRMIWGTQASLMAGVISVAIAVVTGVPFGLISGYFGGWVDQIISRITEAFLAMPFLIMAIALAAFLGPSLTNAMIAIGLSAMPIFIRLTRAQVLAVKTEDYIEGARSIGLGHGDIMLRYILPNIVPPIIVQATLTVATAIIAEASLSFLGLGQQAPAASWGSMLNVAKNFLSQAPWMAMWPGAAIFLVVIGFNLLGDGLRDALDPREH; encoded by the coding sequence ATGAACGCTTCCGCGCAGGCGATTGCCAATCCCGACAAAAAGCGCACTGAAAGCCGTGCCTGGAAGAAGATGAAGCGCAATAAAAGCGCTGTCGCAGGGCTGATCATCATTGCATTTTTTGCCCTCCTTGCCATATCCGCTCCGTTGCTGCCTCTGGCTGACCCTTACGCGACGAGCTGGAGTGCAATCCGCAAAGCGCCGTCTGCTGCTCACTGGATGGGAACCGATGATATCGGCCGCGACATACTTTCGCGCATGATCTGGGGCACACAGGCGTCTTTGATGGCGGGTGTCATTTCGGTCGCCATCGCGGTTGTGACCGGTGTACCATTCGGCCTTATCTCTGGTTATTTTGGCGGCTGGGTTGATCAGATTATTTCTCGAATTACCGAAGCTTTCCTCGCCATGCCGTTCCTTATCATGGCGATTGCTCTGGCAGCCTTCCTTGGGCCGAGCTTGACCAACGCCATGATCGCAATCGGGCTCTCTGCCATGCCGATCTTCATCAGGCTGACGCGTGCGCAGGTTCTGGCTGTCAAGACAGAAGACTATATCGAGGGAGCACGTTCAATCGGGCTTGGCCATGGCGACATCATGCTTCGATACATCCTTCCCAACATCGTTCCTCCGATCATCGTGCAGGCTACACTGACAGTTGCTACCGCGATCATTGCTGAAGCCAGCCTTTCTTTCCTTGGCCTGGGCCAACAAGCGCCTGCCGCGAGTTGGGGCTCCATGCTTAATGTTGCCAAGAATTTTCTCTCACAAGCACCCTGGATGGCCATGTGGCCAGGGGCTGCCATTTTCCTCGTGGTAATCGGTTTTAATCTGCTGGGCGATGGCCTGCGGGATGCCCTTGATCCACGTGAACATTGA
- a CDS encoding dicarboxylate/amino acid:cation symporter, with the protein MIDTTAVAAGHAKQPFYKHLYFQVLVAIIAGIALGHFYPAFGEELKPLGDGFIRLVKMIIAPVIFLTVATGIAGMNDMKKVGRVAGKAMIYFLVFSTLALIVGLIVANTVQPGAGMNIDPATLDAKAVATYADKAHEQTITGFLMNIIPTTIVGAFASGDILQVLFFSVLFGIALGIVGEKGQPVVDFMHALMYPIFKLVAILMKAAPIGAFGAMAFTIGKYGISSVTNLAMLIGTFYVTSFLFVFVVLGAVCRYNGFSILALIRYIKEELLLVLGTSSSEAALPGLMSKMEKAGCKRSVVGLVIPTGYSFNLDGTNIYMTLAALFIAQATGIDLSFGEQILLLLVAMLSSKGAAGITGAGFITLAATLSVVPSVPVAGMALILGIDRFMSECRALTNFVGNAVATIVVARWEGELDQAQLARVLSGEENVSGIADVDAVPASAQPAE; encoded by the coding sequence ATGATCGATACGACAGCCGTGGCCGCAGGCCACGCCAAGCAGCCTTTTTACAAGCACCTGTATTTCCAGGTTCTGGTTGCCATTATAGCCGGCATTGCACTTGGCCATTTCTACCCGGCTTTCGGCGAAGAGCTGAAGCCACTCGGGGATGGCTTCATCCGCCTGGTCAAGATGATCATTGCGCCGGTCATCTTCCTGACCGTGGCGACCGGCATCGCCGGCATGAATGACATGAAGAAAGTTGGTCGCGTCGCCGGCAAGGCGATGATCTACTTCCTTGTCTTCTCCACGCTCGCGCTGATCGTCGGTCTCATCGTGGCCAATACGGTCCAACCTGGCGCCGGCATGAACATTGATCCGGCAACGCTGGATGCCAAGGCCGTTGCGACCTATGCCGACAAGGCACATGAACAGACCATCACGGGCTTCCTCATGAACATCATCCCGACCACCATCGTTGGTGCGTTCGCAAGTGGTGACATTCTTCAGGTTCTGTTCTTCTCGGTTCTGTTCGGCATCGCACTCGGTATCGTCGGCGAGAAAGGTCAGCCGGTCGTCGACTTCATGCACGCCCTGATGTATCCGATTTTCAAGCTTGTCGCGATCCTGATGAAGGCTGCCCCGATCGGTGCATTCGGCGCCATGGCGTTCACCATCGGCAAATACGGCATTTCGTCCGTTACCAATCTGGCGATGCTGATCGGAACATTCTACGTCACTTCCTTCCTGTTCGTGTTCGTGGTCCTTGGTGCTGTTTGCCGGTACAATGGTTTCTCGATCCTGGCGCTTATCCGCTACATCAAGGAAGAATTGCTTCTCGTTCTCGGCACATCGTCGTCCGAGGCTGCCCTTCCGGGCCTTATGAGCAAAATGGAAAAGGCAGGCTGCAAACGTTCTGTCGTCGGCCTTGTCATCCCGACCGGTTACTCCTTCAACCTTGATGGCACCAATATCTACATGACCCTTGCAGCACTCTTCATCGCGCAAGCGACGGGCATCGACCTGTCCTTTGGTGAACAGATCCTGCTGCTTCTCGTAGCGATGCTGAGCTCCAAGGGCGCAGCAGGCATTACCGGCGCAGGCTTCATTACCCTCGCCGCTACGCTGTCCGTGGTTCCTTCCGTTCCGGTTGCCGGCATGGCACTCATTCTCGGCATCGACCGCTTCATGTCTGAATGCCGCGCGCTCACCAACTTTGTTGGCAACGCAGTCGCCACCATCGTCGTTGCCCGCTGGGAAGGTGAACTCGATCAGGCGCAGCTCGCCCGCGTTCTGAGCGGCGAGGAAAACGTATCCGGGATCGCGGATGTGGATGCCGTTCCGGCATCGGCACAGCCCGCGGAATAA
- a CDS encoding ABC transporter permease: MHIYIGKRLLVAIPTLLIISIFVFSLQKLLPGDPILAMAGEERDPAVIELLREKYRMNDPVIYQYFYWLGSVVQGDFGISLRTNQPVLELIGQKLPVTIQLAVMSMFFALVIGVPIGILAAVKQNTWIDYVSNIVALSGLSIPNFWLGIMLILLVSVQLGWLPASGYESIFVDPVRSIQTMIMPSFVLGNALAATLMRHTRSAMLSVMKSDYIRTARAKGLSNWQVILSHSFRNALLPIITLSALLFGELLAGAVLTEQIFTIPGFGKLIVDAVFTRDYAVVQGVVLCTAIGFILMNLLADVVTVLLNPRMRTAL; the protein is encoded by the coding sequence ATGCATATCTACATCGGCAAGCGGCTTCTGGTAGCGATACCGACACTGCTCATCATCTCGATTTTTGTTTTTTCACTCCAGAAACTTCTGCCCGGGGACCCTATTTTGGCCATGGCGGGCGAAGAGCGCGATCCAGCGGTCATCGAACTGCTGCGTGAAAAATACCGAATGAACGATCCCGTTATCTATCAGTATTTCTACTGGCTCGGCTCCGTCGTACAGGGCGATTTCGGGATTTCTCTCAGAACAAACCAGCCGGTGCTTGAACTGATTGGGCAGAAATTGCCTGTAACCATCCAGCTTGCTGTGATGTCCATGTTTTTTGCGCTGGTGATCGGCGTGCCGATCGGCATCCTGGCCGCCGTGAAGCAGAACACCTGGATCGACTACGTATCCAACATTGTCGCTTTATCGGGGCTTTCGATCCCAAACTTCTGGCTCGGCATCATGCTGATCCTTCTGGTGTCGGTGCAGCTTGGCTGGTTGCCTGCATCCGGCTACGAGTCGATATTTGTCGACCCGGTCCGGTCGATCCAGACGATGATCATGCCGTCTTTCGTGCTGGGCAACGCTCTGGCCGCAACGCTGATGCGCCACACACGTTCCGCCATGCTTTCGGTCATGAAATCCGATTACATCCGTACAGCGCGCGCAAAGGGACTATCGAACTGGCAGGTCATTCTCAGCCACTCTTTCCGCAATGCTCTCCTACCGATCATTACGCTCTCTGCCCTTCTTTTCGGCGAATTGCTCGCAGGCGCGGTTCTTACGGAGCAGATATTCACGATCCCGGGGTTTGGAAAGCTCATCGTCGATGCTGTTTTTACGCGCGATTATGCGGTCGTTCAGGGTGTGGTGCTGTGTACTGCGATCGGCTTCATCTTGATGAACCTTCTGGCAGACGTCGTCACTGTTCTACTTAATCCGCGCATGAGGACCGCACTATGA
- a CDS encoding sensor histidine kinase: protein MNKTQTQGSQSRRRAQWLALAGLWLLASLGILLAADELARSRAMKTAASEASTDAELKIALLNVALERPRAIPLVLSGDPDLASALDGGGAAAVDRLNRKLEGLIEGTQSSVIYVTGPDGLTIASSNWRLPESFVGSVYAFREYFQGAMKNGMSEHYALGNVSRRPGLYISRRIDAANGRALGVVIAKVEFNRLETDWNIGGKPVYVVDRDGVVLMTSVPNWRFKTIASISESRRREISESLQFGSETLSLMPLRKIRTAFDNLPLFHVDNPVKERGDYLRLEMPVPTTAWTLHYLQPVAPAIAAAVREGRVIAVATLMPLMALSALWLWRRQKSLREKEEEQHARADLELKVQERTRDLTKTRDHLQAEIALHEKTTGELRSVQHELVQANRLSILGQVAAGVAHEINQPVATIRAFADNARTLLKRDRMAEATENLENIASLTERIGTITGDLKILARKGRTAAEPVSLRLVIEGAVMLLRSRFSGRMDALDIVLPDPALTVLGSRIRLEQILINLLQNALEATESIDNARVDVRVAEQGDMVVLSIADNGTGIPEDIRKQLFSPFNTSKESGLGLGLVISNDIASDYGGHISVESGLSGTCFSVFLKRA from the coding sequence ATGAACAAGACGCAAACACAGGGATCGCAATCAAGGCGACGCGCACAATGGTTGGCGCTGGCGGGTTTGTGGTTGCTTGCTAGTCTCGGGATATTGTTGGCAGCCGATGAATTGGCGCGATCGCGGGCCATGAAGACGGCCGCATCCGAAGCATCGACGGATGCGGAGCTCAAAATAGCTCTCCTGAATGTGGCGCTGGAGCGACCGCGTGCCATTCCGTTGGTTTTGTCGGGTGATCCGGATCTTGCCAGCGCCCTGGACGGCGGCGGAGCTGCAGCGGTCGATCGCCTGAACCGCAAGCTTGAAGGGCTGATTGAGGGAACGCAGTCGTCCGTCATCTATGTGACCGGCCCGGATGGCCTTACCATTGCATCGAGCAATTGGCGTTTGCCGGAAAGTTTCGTTGGCTCCGTTTACGCGTTCCGCGAATATTTCCAGGGTGCCATGAAAAATGGCATGTCCGAACACTACGCGCTTGGCAATGTCAGCCGCAGGCCGGGCCTTTACATTTCCCGACGCATCGACGCGGCGAACGGGCGGGCTCTGGGCGTTGTCATTGCCAAGGTTGAATTCAATCGGCTTGAAACGGACTGGAACATCGGCGGTAAACCGGTCTACGTCGTTGACCGGGACGGTGTTGTGCTGATGACAAGTGTACCGAACTGGCGTTTCAAAACCATCGCGTCGATAAGCGAGAGCCGTCGAAGGGAGATTTCTGAAAGCTTGCAGTTCGGTAGCGAAACGCTGTCGCTGATGCCACTGCGTAAAATCAGAACCGCATTCGACAACTTGCCACTGTTTCATGTTGACAATCCCGTCAAGGAACGGGGTGACTATCTGAGGCTGGAAATGCCGGTGCCTACGACGGCATGGACGCTTCACTATCTCCAACCGGTAGCCCCCGCAATTGCAGCAGCGGTTCGTGAAGGGAGGGTCATTGCCGTCGCAACACTGATGCCGCTTATGGCGCTCTCCGCATTGTGGTTGTGGCGCCGGCAGAAATCGTTGAGGGAAAAAGAAGAGGAGCAGCACGCTCGCGCTGACCTCGAGCTGAAGGTTCAGGAGCGCACGCGCGATCTAACGAAGACCCGCGACCACCTGCAAGCAGAAATCGCCCTCCATGAGAAGACAACCGGTGAACTGCGAAGCGTACAGCACGAATTGGTGCAGGCAAACCGGCTGTCTATTCTTGGGCAGGTGGCTGCGGGGGTGGCACATGAAATCAACCAGCCGGTCGCGACAATCCGTGCCTTCGCAGACAATGCCCGCACTCTCCTGAAACGGGATCGCATGGCTGAAGCCACCGAAAATCTCGAAAACATTGCGTCATTGACGGAGCGTATCGGGACCATAACCGGAGACCTCAAAATCCTTGCGCGCAAGGGCCGCACAGCCGCCGAACCGGTCAGCTTGAGGCTCGTGATCGAAGGCGCAGTGATGTTGCTGCGCAGTCGCTTTTCCGGCCGGATGGACGCCCTTGATATCGTCCTGCCCGATCCGGCCCTGACGGTCCTTGGCAGTCGTATCCGCCTGGAGCAGATCCTCATCAATCTTCTGCAGAATGCTCTGGAAGCGACTGAAAGCATTGATAATGCTCGAGTTGACGTACGTGTCGCCGAGCAAGGGGACATGGTTGTCCTGAGCATTGCTGACAATGGCACCGGCATCCCCGAGGACATCCGCAAGCAACTTTTTTCACCCTTCAACACGTCGAAGGAAAGTGGCCTTGGTCTTGGACTGGTTATTTCCAACGATATAGCCTCCGATTATGGAGGACATATCAGTGTTGAAAGCGGCCTTAGCGGCACCTGTTTTTCCGTTTTTCTGAAGCGAGCGTGA